One Chloroflexota bacterium genomic region harbors:
- a CDS encoding DUF3179 domain-containing protein — MVYSTRLPEISSEPLEFGTSGLLYRSNKLMCDRRTETLWRQFTGEPVVGYLAESGIRLKRFPVALTTWADWLNLHPETTVLDIRTGVYSPQTYLPENEPGAVYNSYFSNPNPIFPVWQRSEALPAKAFVLGVIVNGAPKAYDLVSLVPRPVYNDRLGGANIVVVTPPGTSSARAYQRGSIEFREGARAGGEATVTDTAGRTWRVTEEALVRGDDPSIRLARLPTHVSFWFGWYAAYPNSELFKG; from the coding sequence ATCGTCTATTCCACCAGACTTCCAGAGATAAGCAGCGAGCCGTTGGAGTTCGGCACATCGGGCCTGCTATACCGGAGCAACAAACTGATGTGCGACCGCAGGACGGAGACGCTCTGGCGGCAGTTCACGGGGGAGCCTGTGGTGGGATACCTGGCCGAAAGCGGCATCAGACTGAAGCGCTTCCCCGTGGCGCTGACGACCTGGGCAGACTGGCTGAACCTGCACCCGGAGACGACGGTGCTGGACATCAGGACTGGGGTCTATTCCCCGCAGACATACCTGCCGGAGAACGAGCCGGGGGCGGTCTACAACAGCTATTTCTCGAATCCGAATCCGATCTTTCCCGTCTGGCAGCGGAGCGAGGCCCTCCCAGCGAAGGCATTCGTGCTGGGAGTCATCGTCAACGGCGCGCCGAAGGCCTACGACCTTGTCTCCCTGGTTCCGCGCCCTGTCTACAACGACCGGTTGGGCGGCGCGAACATCGTTGTGGTGACGCCGCCGGGAACATCGTCCGCGCGGGCTTACCAGAGGGGCAGCATCGAGTTCAGGGAGGGGGCAAGGGCGGGCGGCGAGGCGACTGTGACGGACACGGCAGGGCGCACGTGGCGAGTGACGGAGGAGGCGCTGGTGAGAGGCGACGATCCTTCCATACGGCTCGCGCGCCTGCCGACCCACGTTTCCTTCTGGTTCGGGTGGTATGCCGCCTACCCGAACAGCGAGCTGTTCAAGGGCTGA
- a CDS encoding DUF3179 domain-containing protein, with the protein MGGVGGGPLGQKVALDLSKLVCHLRRTSISAARLAMGKPRTASRIASLTALLAALAMLATACNGQANPSGRPSSGAADPRQDSNRLMWRLYDGFGAGDHGAIGAMALSGDKTYIPVLIEYLFSPRISNSMALTEAGEALRQLSGQRFGNDDWQKWVEWLGSQETIRPPTQFVGWKGSLLRGIHPSLGNFLYEGVPARIRVEEIVWGGVVKDGIPDLRNPPHISGRAADYLQPADRVFGVSINGEHRAYPLRIMNPHEMANDVLGGEPFALAY; encoded by the coding sequence ATGGGCGGAGTAGGCGGCGGGCCACTGGGCCAAAAGGTTGCCCTCGATCTATCGAAGCTGGTCTGTCATCTGCGGCGCACCTCTATAAGCGCCGCGAGGTTGGCCATGGGAAAGCCACGAACTGCCAGCAGAATCGCATCCTTGACCGCGTTGCTTGCCGCTCTGGCGATGCTTGCAACGGCCTGCAACGGCCAGGCCAACCCCAGCGGGAGGCCTTCTTCAGGGGCGGCGGACCCTAGGCAAGATTCCAATAGGCTCATGTGGAGGCTGTACGACGGCTTTGGGGCGGGAGACCACGGAGCCATCGGCGCGATGGCGCTTTCCGGGGATAAGACCTACATCCCTGTGTTGATCGAGTATCTCTTTTCGCCGCGCATCTCCAATAGCATGGCGCTGACAGAGGCGGGCGAAGCCTTGCGCCAACTTTCGGGCCAGCGCTTTGGGAACGACGATTGGCAAAAGTGGGTGGAGTGGCTCGGCAGTCAGGAGACGATCAGACCGCCGACGCAGTTCGTAGGGTGGAAGGGAAGCTTGCTGCGGGGAATCCACCCCTCGCTTGGAAACTTCCTCTACGAAGGCGTCCCCGCCCGGATACGGGTTGAGGAGATCGTGTGGGGAGGCGTGGTAAAAGACGGCATCCCGGACTTAAGGAATCCGCCACACATCTCAGGGAGAGCGGCTGACTACCTGCAACCCGCCGACCGGGTCTTTGGAGTCTCCATAAACGGAGAGCATCGGGCCTATCCGCTACGCATCATGAACCCGCATGAGATGGCGAACGATGTGCTTGGGGGAGAGCCCTTCGCCTTAGCCTACTGA
- a CDS encoding diaminopimelate epimerase yields the protein MKFTKMHGAGNDFVMIDARRMERDWKRLAIAMCDRHFGVGADGIILVKLSKRHDFRMQMYNPDGSESEMCGNGIRTFAKFVIDQGIAPKSTKEMQVETLAGLQVLTPKRKGGEITRVVVNMGTPKLAAKEIPIALDGMTRVVDQPLEVDGRKLAFTGVSMGNPHAVVFLKEKVKDWPLEVIGPKVERHALFPHRVNFEIVNVLDRTHLDMRVWERGAGLTLACGTGACAVAVAAQLKGLTEQTVHIHLPGGDLKITWDGKGDVFMEGPAETVFNGEWAE from the coding sequence ATGAAGTTCACAAAGATGCACGGCGCGGGGAACGATTTTGTGATGATTGACGCGCGCCGGATGGAGCGGGACTGGAAGCGGCTGGCGATCGCCATGTGCGATAGGCACTTCGGCGTGGGGGCGGACGGCATCATCTTGGTGAAGCTCTCCAAGAGGCACGACTTCCGGATGCAGATGTATAACCCGGACGGGAGCGAGTCCGAGATGTGCGGCAACGGCATCCGCACCTTCGCCAAGTTCGTGATTGACCAAGGGATCGCGCCGAAGAGCACCAAGGAGATGCAGGTGGAGACGCTGGCCGGGCTCCAGGTGCTGACGCCGAAGCGGAAAGGCGGGGAAATCACCCGCGTTGTGGTGAACATGGGCACGCCAAAGCTGGCGGCCAAGGAGATCCCCATCGCGCTGGACGGGATGACGCGGGTCGTTGACCAGCCGTTAGAAGTGGACGGGCGCAAGCTGGCCTTCACGGGCGTCTCCATGGGGAACCCGCATGCCGTGGTCTTCCTGAAGGAGAAGGTGAAGGATTGGCCGCTGGAGGTCATCGGCCCCAAGGTGGAGCGCCACGCGCTCTTCCCGCACCGGGTGAACTTTGAGATCGTGAACGTGCTGGACCGCACGCACCTCGATATGCGCGTCTGGGAGCGCGGCGCGGGACTGACGCTGGCCTGCGGCACAGGCGCCTGCGCGGTGGCGGTGGCGGCACAGCTGAAGGGCCTCACGGAGCAGACGGTGCATATCCACCTGCCGGGCGGCGACCTGAAGATCACCTGGGACGGCAAGGGCGATGTTTTTATGGAGGGGCCGGCGGAGACGGTCTTTAACGGGGAATGGGCGGAGTAG